The Leishmania braziliensis MHOM/BR/75/M2904 complete genome, chromosome 28 region CCAACTTTGGCAAGGCTAAAGCAGACGCCGATCTACTGGACGCCGAGCAACCCTCTGTCGATTCGAACGTGGCGTCAGTGTGGCCGTTATCTTCCACCACCCCGTCGCAGCCGTCGCAGCGATACAGACGGCGCTCTTCTGACCCGCAAACACCGCGGGAAAGGGCCGACTTTCGGCGCGACCACAAGTACGCAAAGCATCGCCCCCTCCCAGATGCTccgtggcggcagctgaAGACGAAAACGTATCTCGACGACGCGGAACGTCTATATGGCCGCAAAGAGACTTGGCACACCGTTGAGGACGCTGCTCTTCGGGAAAAGCTGGTTGCAATTCTGCAGGATTATCTGCGTGACACccttgcagctgcgcgcctgGAGTCCAAGGACGCCCGCAAGTACGCCTTTCTCTGCTCTACTGCAGCGAGACACTACCGCGCTCACGTATCTTCCGGGGCCTTTGGCCTTCCAGAAGGCTTGCAGGAGTGGGCACGGAAGGTGCTAGCCAGGCgtgcctccaccaccaccacaaaaTCATCCACTGCACTGTCGACGTCTCTTGACGTGCAAGAAGGTGACGCAGATGCGGACGAGAAATTGCGAGAAACTGGCGTCGCTTCCACACCGTGGcatgcagcggcggcagacAAACACCACGGCAACTCTGCTTCTTCCTTCCACTCCGAGGAGGAAAATGCTGCTGCCCAGTTTCGTGAGGCGCGTCAGCGTCGCGGTGCCGAGGCAAACCTAGCACACACCGTTGCCACGGCAGACTTGCCAGATGCTGACAGTCGGCATTCGCCCCACTctgcctttccttttctccggcagcgcgcgctggagAACGAAGCCACGCTTGATCCGTCCTTGGTGGACTGGACGGCCAAGTACTTCGCTGAGGATGATGCTAGAACGTTCGCAGAGCCGCCACGGCTTCGTGCGGGCATGGTGCAGAGCGAGGAAGGTAGTGTGTCCGATTATGAGGCAACCGAAGACGGCCCtaaggagagaggcacctCGCCTCTTGGGATACTTGGTGCCACCAAAGACAGGGGACCATCAGACTTTGCGCCGCCGGCGTCAACTGTGGCTCACCGCCCTGTCTCTCTGCACGCCCGGCACCGTCTGCAGCGCACCTTGCGTGACCACGAGAACCGTCATCGCGCCACCTTCGACGCTGAGGGTATCTACTACAAGGTTCGCCGACAAAGTGACGTAGAGGAGTGTGCGCCGAAGCCGCAGCAGGTGAAAGCCTCTGACCTGGAGGCGCCCGGCAGGCGGCCAGATGTGGTGAAGGTGCCGTGGAGCGTGGCAGCCAAAGCGAAGGCACAGGGATACTCGAGTGACACGCTACGGGCGAAGGAGCGACTGATTCGACTCACCCGTGGTGAAGACCCCGAAACAATTCCATAGGACCGAACCACTCAGATGATCAGAGgagcggaagagaagaaaggacGAGTGGGAAAGGGCGccgctttccttcttttgttttgccctcttctctcaaCAACGCCTCCATCCAACATCGCCTTGCTCTCCTTCATGTGAGGCCCCCAGAACTCACAGACGCTGCCTTGAGGGGACTCTGATCCATTTGACCCACCGGAGAAAAGACACATTCCTGAATGTGAGGGCCCTGAGCCTGTTTAGCCTCCTCGTCCGTGTTAAAGCCTGACACTTGTCGGGTGTGCGCATATGTGGGAAcagccgagagagagagagagagagagcacgtgtgtgcgagAGGTCATTTTCTGGAGAAGTCTTACATGTTTGGAGTCACACAAACGCAACACACAcgaataataataataataataaaagaAAGTCGGCAGGAGAGCtaaaggcaaaaaaaaaaagacatgCATTTTTGTCTTTTGGAGGGGGCatggggaaaagaaaaaaatgaatGGGTCTGACGCTGGGGCCTCACCCAAACGCCAGCACAGAGGATGTATGGCGTGCCACCCAACACCCTTTGACCCGAACGTGTTGTACCTGTGCGAGTTGGCGACgtgtgcccctctcttcgcCCCACGTTCTCAATGGACCTCGTCGGAGCTGAGCACACTACTTATCTTCTCCGCATCAGCCTGCTCCGTACAGAGTAGGACAAATGTGGGGTGTGATGCACACATTGCGCACACTGATGAACACGGCGTCGAAGATTGCGCTATATCACTTGATTTCTCCCTGCTTCCCCCTCTTTACTTCTTGTGTTGCCTCCACAATCTCTCCGTGCGGCGAAAGACGATAGAGGCATCCTCCCACTCTACACCGACAATAGCGACGCTGCGCGGATCGCTTTGTCGAGGACCCGGGTGCGTTAGAAAAGGGGCACTTACTAAAGGGAAAACGTTGTGGTACTGGCGCGCGTGGCGAGGTACCACTGAAAGTGAAGGTGTCGCGTTATGATTTCTTGGACGAGGCGCAACCACGAGCGTTGTGCGAGCCTTCTTCGGTACagaggggaggtggcgcacTTTTCCTCGGATACCCAGACTGGGCTGGTTCGCCTCGTCACACGACTCTGCGCTAACACTGCAGCTACCTTGAGTGGCGTCAGCGTTGCCGCGATGAGGGACGAAGAGGTCAAGCTGCAGAGACAAGCAGCGTGCGGCGCGCAATGCGTGGCCTTCTCCTCCAAGCAGGTTTTTGTTCCTGCAACGCCTCTGAATGCGGATACGGTGCAGGACGAGGACGCCCTGGAAGCGACGGCGGGGTGCATTTTTCCCTGCTACATCTCATGCGGCTGCCCAGTACTTGTGCAAATATTGCCTGGACACCAATACTCAAATCTCTCTGAGGCCGAGGAGAAGTCGGTGAGTTGCGCGCCATCTTCGATGCAGGTGAGGCGCCTCTACATGCTCACTCCTGCTGGCAGCAAACACGGTATCCACGATCCCCAGCGGACTTCCTACTACACGCGCCTACCCGATGCCACTTTTCAGTGTTGGCAGAAGCATAGCAAAGTCATTGACAGTGTTTTGGATGCAGGCAAGGAGCGCCTTACCTCACCCCTTCACAAGCGCTTTATGGGACTCTCCAGCCTTGACGTCGAGGTTctggagctgctgaaccTGACCAAGACTCTTGGGTGTGTcaccgacggcagcggcgccgcttctgTGAACTCTACTCGCAACACGTCTAGTTAAGCAGCACCtaggagaggggaggtgcaTCCCGTGTCAACGATGTGCGCCCCAAcccctcgtgtgtgtgtgtctgcatcGCAAGGGCGACAAGAAAAACCGAGTAGGAAAGCTAACGCTGTGGTCAGAGGTGAGCAAGTGGGACTTTTCCCTTGCATGGATTCTGCTCCCCACGCGGTGTTTTCGGGCTCTTTTTTTAAATTGTGAGTTCCACTCTTCagtttcctccctccccccttgtGTAGAATCGTAACTTCTGCTACTGTTACTGCTGCGTGGCTGCACAGAGGATGTTTGGCATAGCGAGTAAATCGACAACGATACACGAAACAATGCGACCCACTTGTTGCTTACAGTGAGGGgtagggagagaggtgggaaAAAACAAGTAGCTTAGCTGCATGCACATTGGTGTAtccgccttctcttcccctctaTCCAGTGctgtctcctctctttccttgaTTCCTTGTGAAGTGTGAGGTATCAGCGCGCCTCGGGGCTCTATGAGGGTGCTGAATGGGCATCGAGAGGGAGGTTATGCTTGAGTGGATGTGGAGAAGTGCAGAagatgatggaggagggcgaaGGTGGGGTGTATaagaaggggaggagtaGTGCAGCAACATAGTGGCGTGCGCTGTTGGaatttttttcctttttttctgtcgACTCTGTCCCTCCATCCCTTTCTTCCCAACTCTTGCCATTCCTCTTCGCATTGCCACTCCTCGGTATGCACTCAAGTAcatcccccctctttgttttccctaTGCACTTCCTTCATGCCGCTGCTCTAACTCGGTGCGCACCAATGCTGAGGATCAGCACATGTGCAATCGTCGTTAATGTCATCTCTTTTCTCTATGTTCTTCCTTTGCGTTTCGCTCTTCaattcctttttctttcttcctgCATACACACTTCCCGCCCTTCGTCGTTGCTTACCTCACGAATGTGTATCACTCACAGCATCGTGCTGCCACCATATAGCATTGCACCTCTTTGTGTCTttgtttcccctccccttcttctctgtcaCCGACTCCCCACAAATATCTACCCACTCGGAGAACAAGGAAAGAACCACTGCAACACCATTATCATCGTaggccccctcccccttcgcctttcttcgtttttttttttttcggtgaTTCCCAGCAACCATGTTCCGTGTTTCCTCTGTGCACCGCATTGCACCGtcactggcgctgctgaacacCGGCAAGGTCGTCTCGTGGATGAGTGGCCGCGGCTTTGGGTTCATCGAGGACAATGCGGACAAGAAGCAGCACTTTGTTcacttctctgctctccAGACGGAGACGGGCGGCTACCGCGCGCTCGCGGTCGATCAGGAAGTTGAGTTCGAGGTGGCCTCGCAGGATGGCCGCACTCGCGCTGAGAACGTTACCGCCCCTGGCGGCGCCAAGCTCCCCTCTGGTCCCCGCCCACCGGATGGTGCCCCCAGTGGTCGTGGTGGCTTCAGCGGTGGCCGCGGTCGTGGCCGTGGTGGTCGCAACTACAACAGTCGCCAGGACCGCGGCGGCGATCGCGATGGCGGGCGTCAAAACAACAACTTCAGCGATGAATTCTAGGCTCttagaagagagaaaaaaaaaacaacaacaagagaggacgagagagggCATTGGTACGTGTTGTCGTGtgctgaggtggtgcagaGGCCTCGCTGCACCTTTCTTCACCAATTCTCTTCTTGTCGCTCATACTTTGTGTGTCTTTTCAGCTCCCTGAGATTCCAATATAAAAACAAAATGAAAGTCATCTTTCACAGCTAACATAgagtgtttgtgtgtgtgtgtgcggatgGGGTGTGcccctgtgtgtgcgtgcttgaTGGCGGGGTACGCAACACACAGAAGAGGGTTACTGTCGTCGCAGATGGCATCTGTGTAGCGGGCAGCGGTGGGAAAGCTTCGGCGGGAGCTCAGTTGTGGCAGCAATGCATCTGAGCAGACAAGGGGagcagggaaaaaaaagcacagcTCGCTAAAGGCAATGAACGAAAGCAGCGAACAAGGTCATCCCCTTTGTAAAAGGGAAAGCAGTGCGCCTTGGCTACTTCTCTCGTCtacctttcccctcccccttcagAATCCTGTTTTCTCTGTGGgggcctcctcccctccctccccctcccctgcctgactcgctgctcctcttgcctccttctctttttttttccttcgccCATGACTTCCTATCACAGAGCGAGGGAAATTGGCATCCgaaagaagggaagagagttAAAAGGGAGCGCGGATTGAATGACAAAAGGTAGAGGGGGCGTTTCCAGTTGCGCTTCTTGAGGGccgagggaaagggaggagggattGGAAAAGGAGACAGAAAGGTGTGCGCATGGTGTGAGGGGAGGCATGGGGACTAACTGACTGTTGTGTCACCCCATCAGACCAATGCGAAAGGCAGACAAGAGAGGGTACTCTTCACCGTCGTTCAGAGTGTTATGTGAAGTGTATTCCGTCCAGTCTTGTCTGTTTTCGTCTCCTTGTTTGGTGTCACGCAGTACGTATGTGCGTATgactgtgtgggtgtgtgctgccACATCGTTTCGCCTGTGCCTCTTCCGTCCGACTACTTTCTGTGAGGTGTCGTGCTCGAGTCTTTGTGCTTAGAGCGCACTCCTCTGATGCGTTTTTATGGTGCATTTGTTGTCCATTTGTTTTGAGGCTGTGTGCGTTTGTTTCGCTTCTGATGGAAGGTGTCTGCGTGCCGGTGTGAGTCGTCACTAAgggctctcttttttcttgtACTGCGTCTAGTAAATTGGCAACGACCTCGAGGTGTTTTTATGTGCGcacgtgtacgtgtgcgcctctgtgcgtttcgcttcctcttccaTTTGATTGTGCCTTtgttttttccccctcttctttcgctccagcagctgccaGGAGCGCATTCCTACATTTCTGATGAAGCCAAGCGGCTTCTCCACTTTCCTGTCGCCTTCCCCCATTCTCCGTACCGACACATGTGCGCGCTAATCGGGCGCGATCGCGGCAGTTTCTGTCAGAGAGGGgccggagagggagggaaggcgaCAGTCAGATGTGCGACCAGGGATGCCGTGGCCAACACCAaagggcagcagcatctgCGGCCAAGAGCATGCCGGTGGAAATCACGATTGccatgagagagagaagggagggttGCCGAATGACATAATAGCCCAGTATCACTACTAATACAAACGCAATAAGCGCCCACGCAAAGGAAGCCCCTCACCAACAAACGAAGCACGCGCACGAATGGTGTCGAAGGAACGCGAAACACACGGAGCTGTCGAGGTAAGGAGAAAGAGATAAACTCACTGTGAAGATCTGTGGAGTTCATTTACCCTTTAACGAATCCTCCGTGACGTGGTCTACCCCTCGGGAAGGGTTGTTGCACGGCTGCGCTGGCTGCAATAGAAGATACGGCTGTGTTTTCTGGACTTCCGCCATTGAGGCAAGAGGAGCGTGCCGCAAATCTTCGGCAACCATCATTGGCAACCTACCACCATGCAAATGGCGTAGGAAGCTTtgaaggagaaaggggcCACCTTGCAGGGGCGCTACTACGGGTGACTTGTCGACGCTCTGTTGGCGTACGATGTTTCTCCTTGTTTCCTTTTCATTCAGCCCTCTTTCATCTGCTCCCTTATCACCCCTGCGCTGAGGCCGCTctaatatatatatacatatattTTCTCTCCTTGCTGGCTGCATCCGCTTTCATGCATCTCTTCCGCCTGTCTCTATGGTCTCCAATGACACAAacgcacgcccacacgcgcgccatCACACAACACATCCTTACCTCCGCTGTCCCACACAACTGCGATTGCTGCTGGACCTTACATATTTGAATGCGCACatccctttttgttttccatTTCGGAAGTAGCATCTTCACGACTACAGCGCTGCCGATTGCACATCTGCAGCGCCTTTCCACTTTCTTCACGACTTCCTTCTCTCGAAGGCACGCACGGACgaacgcacacgcgcacgaggCGGACTGAGAAACGAAGAACAGTAACACACGAGACGAAGAAGATGCGGCTAGGGAAAAGCAAAGCATCGACGCACTTTGGATAAGGCAACAATGCAGGGATTCATACCCAAGTAAATAAATCTACCCACATGTATATATACATGTGGGTAGATTTATTTATATACTCGCCGAGGTTGCAGGAGCACATGTGCGTGGACGCTCATTTATGTCAGGCACGTCTCTGCTCCCTTTTCCGCCTTTGTGTTCTTGTAAATTTATTATGTCATGCCTCACGACTACGTCCTTGCTACCTGTCTCCCcacctttctttttctcaaTCTCTTTCGTGCGGAGCTTCCGAAGTCTCTAGCTTGGTAGTTTTGGTAGCACTGGACAACGTCTTCGAaccttctccttcctccagCGAGTTGTGTCTCTCCCAGTGTGTTTCACAATATCCTCCGtcccttccttttcctcttgtaTTACGAAGCCACAAAGCGGAATCAAGGCTatctcgccctctctctctgcacttgtgtgtgcgtgtctgctcCCACCTACCGCTCTCTTTTGTCCTTTTCGATCTTTTCTACGCTTCTCGTGCTTATCTTGAAGAGCACCACATCGAGAAGCGCCCACAGGCTCTCGCGCGCCCCGCCACTCTTCCTTTTCCAGGGACACCCGCCTTCTTCGGGCCCCCTCATCAAAAGCGAATatacgcacccacaccacccacgcacacacacacgcgcaccgcctTCGCACTAATTCGTTCCACTCTCTGTCTTTCGTAGTGACTCGACTGAAGGCGCCACCTCACTCTCTATCTGtcactttccctctccccgcctACTAGGGGAGGTTGTCACGGCTGTGCTACGCACGACACCGCGCCAGCAAGGACAAAGGTAAGGCAACCGAGAAtaggcgagagaaagagggacgGCATGTCATCGCCAGAGGCATCGCAGCGGTGGCATGCACGCTCAGAGAAGCTAGCAAGCATACCGGTGATCCCAGTGCTGGCCATCAAGTACCCAAAAGAGTTGCATTCTACCTCGAAAGCGACGGCAAACTCACCGACCACATTTTCGCCCTTCCTCACGTCTGGTCAGACGCCAGACGATATGGGCACGAGAGGCGGATTGGCTGCCGCGTTGGCCGAGACGAGCCCCCTCGGCcagcgcaacagcagctccAACGGCACCACGCCTGTCTCAGACGATGGACAGTGCTCCGGCGAAACGGAGGTGGTGTGCACACAGTTTCAATATCACGAGAACTCAGATTCCTGCGAATGCCCCATGTGCAAGCTGACACTTTACATTTCCTATGTGTACCGCGACCAGCGCCGCGCCTCCCCGCATGTGATGGCGGCACGTCCCTCACCTGAGTACGTAATGGCCCCGGATGGGTCACTACCAATACTGACACCGATCTACAAACCAGATGGCGTGTCAGTGTGCCCGGTGTACGCCGCGTTTGCCTTCTGCCCCTTTCTTAGTGGCTGTTTCTTGCCGCACGACGAGGCCAGCTGTGCCTCTGCGCGAGTGCTGCGACTGGCgtcggcggaggaggaggtggcgcggcTGACGCAGCGGGCGAGGGAGCTGCAAGGCAGCgatgtgtgggcgtgtgaTGTGTGTGGCTACTCCGGTATAGATGAGTTttgcgaggcggcgctgggcaCGGAGCACCACTTCCGCCAGTGTCCGCGCT contains the following coding sequences:
- a CDS encoding putative RNA binding protein rbp16 is translated as MFRVSSVHRIAPSLALLNTGKVVSWMSGRGFGFIEDNADKKQHFVHFSALQTETGGYRALAVDQEVEFEVASQDGRTRAENVTAPGGAKLPSGPRPPDGAPSGRGGFSGGRGRGRGGRNYNSRQDRGGDRDGGRQNNNFSDEF